TAAGCTCTTTTATATCCCTGAAAATCTAAAAGGAACGAAAACAcgagctttttccaacattagtactaaaaatggTTGCTTTTATGCCGTATTTGACATAATTTACATCTTATATTTTAATCACATCACGGAGACATCGTAGAAAGCAACGCGACGTGCCGCGAAAAAAAAGAGTCATGACAAGTGGTCGATGAAAGAGAAGTTATCCTTGATACGAGCTTGGGTCGACATATCCGAAGACCTCGTCGTTGGTGATATTTTTTATAGTGTTTATTTACTTATTAAATATTAcattacattttttttaattttattaaagtatatataatttttaaaaatgtttcaaAACTATATAATTATTAAAAATGTTAATGTAGACAATGATCAAGATGCGCCGGTTTTTATGGGGCGGATTCGAGAAAAGTTTTGGGCCGCCATGAACCGGGAACCGTAGCGTTCAAATTATTCGTTCTCGGGAAAGTGGCCGTCAATGAGGACAAAAATTAGCAACTTCAACAGCATTGTCAAGCACCGTAATATGAACAACAAAAATAGACCGAGCGGTTCAAGTGACGCAGACGTCATGTATGCCGCTCTCGACGAGTTAGAGCAACATACCGTTGCGCAATTACCGTGGTTAAACCTTGCGAGGTGCTTAGAAATTTGCCGAAGTGGTATCTTGTGCCACCGGTCAAAACCGGTGGATGATCAAAGCACTCCAAGAGTAATTCATACATGCCGGAGTCGCGCTCGTCCACGGGTGCATCTGATGCTCGTTCTTACCTAGACCTAAACGGCACCAACCTAGACTTTAGGGAACCGCAAGAATTGCCACGCCCAACAAAATACATCGTAAATACAAGACTTGTTACAGACacaaaagtgcatcaacaaaaGTGGTCGTCAATGAGGACGAAAATTAGCAACTTCAAAAGCATTGTCAACCACCATAATATGAATAACAAAAATAGACCGAACGGTTCAAGACGCAGACGTCATGTCTGCTGCTCTCGAAGAGTTTAGAGCAACATACAGTTGCGCATTTACCATGGTCAAACCTTACAAGGTGCTTAGAAATTCGCCGAAGTGGTATCTTGTGCTACCGGTCAAAACCGGTGGATCATCAAAGTGCTCCAAGAGTAATTCATACACGCCGGAGTCGCGCTCGTCCACAGGTGCATTTGATGCTCGTTCTTACCTAGACCTAAACGACACCAACCTAGACCTAGACTTTGGGGAACCGCAAGAATTGCCACGCCCACCAGGTAGAGACAAAACCAAGGCAGCAAACGCAAGAGGAAGGTCGAAAGGCAAAACCACTTCTTCAACAACAACAAATATCGAAGGTGGATCCAGTCGCTCGTCCAAGTTAGACGAGAAACTTGCACGAAGTCTATCACTAAAGAAACAAGAGATCGAGTTGGAATAGAGTAGGCAAAAGGCGACCGATGTTCGGTTCCTCAAAGAACCAATTCCAACTCATGTATCCGACAAGGATCGGATGATCAACGAAATGGATAAGCAAGCCATTCGCGACAAATATCTAAACAAGTAAGAccatgttatttttttaaatgatatgtttttttttaagattttgatatttttttctaaaacgcaatggccagaaaataCTTAAAATGtcagttttctaaaacgcaatggacagaaaacacataaaaaagtgttttacctaaaacgcaatgcaccaaaaacataaagaaatgtcttatttgtaaaacgcaatggccagaaaacacttaaaaatgactcattctaaaacgcaattgcctaaaaaacaaaagaaagtgttctctgtaaaacgcaatggactaaaaacacctaaaaagtgttttacctaaaacgtaatgcaccaaaaacacttcaagaatgtgtttttctaaaacgcaatggccagaaaacacataaaaatgttttagttctaaaacgcaattgcctaaaaacaccaaaacaaaatgttctctctaaaacgcattgaaccatgACAATAGTTTTGCATGTGTTGTGAATTGTCTgtgctgtgaactgtctgaaccaATGCAGTTTACGAATGCAGTTTTGCCTGTGCTGTGAACTGTCTGTGCTGTGAACTGCCCCTCGGActccgccaggggctgccgcccctaggaccccgctaccagggacgctgcccccggacccccgccaagatcgtaaaacgcaatgactacatcaaaaacccagatcgtaaaaatgaaattaaataatttcttacatggatcgaagtgatttcttcaacaagtgacgaattttgaatgattgaaacacttattagcgctcgaatcgaacggatcgagtgattatcttcaaaatcaccggaaaaaacgagattttctatgaaattaaactgggttttcttcaaaaaaaaaaaaaaaaagctgaagaacacgttgatcgggtgtttgaatcattgattggtgatgaaaatcgcactataatgtagtgattattgagatagaaagtgaagaaatagttgaagatagtggattttgaaaatggtggtttttgaagttactgggttttgaaagggaagaagaaacggttggattgactaaaataccatttttctttattttaaattttgccgcATGTCCTAATTTTATTGCTTTCTACActttctagccaaaataaacCTCATATTTGATCCTTTCCACAATATGTTATGcctttttttttaagaaaaatatagCATATGtctttaataaatatatatttattaaaatataaggTTTCATATTAATTGACTTTTTAAATCAACTTAGGCGTCTGGAAATTAAGCGTCCACCTATGGACTTTTTTGAGCCGACATGCGTAGGTGCTGACATCCATATGGATAAAATTCTACGTGGTACCGACTCCGATTGCTATAAAGAGGATTGAGTCATGCGTTCATTTCATCATCAATCAATCAAGTTGTACTGTAGAAActaaatttaaaaccaaaaatGGCAAGCAGAGTACCAAGAAGGCAATTGGGTTCACAGGGTTTAGAGGTCTCAGCTCTGGGTTTAGGATGCATGGGCATGTCCGATCTGTACGGTGCTCCCAAACCTGAACCTGACATGATCAAGCTCATCCACCACGCCATCAACGCCGGTGTCACCCTCCTCGACACCTCCGATGTCTACGGCCCCAAAACCAACGAGATCCTTCTCGGCAAGGCTTTGAAAGGGGGGATGAGGGACAAAGTGCAGTTGGCTACCAAATTTGGGATCAAGCTCGATGGTTCCTGGGAGGTCCAAGGCGATCCCGCCTATGTCAGGGCTGCCTGTGAAGCCAGCCTCAAGCGACTTGAGGTCGACTGCATTGATCTCTATTATCAGCACAGGATTGATACTAGCGTGCCAATCGAAATCAcggttagttagttagttagttttacATCATCCATCCTTGTTTTTCTTACATAAACTTTCCCAGAAAAAACAACTACATGTATGTTATTTAGTGTTTTTGGCGTACAACTTGTGCTAGCTTTTGATGTTTTGTTTTCCTTAATAGATGGGGGAACTAAAGAAGCTAGTGGAAGAAGGTAAAATTAAATACGTTGGATTATCAGAGGCATCAGCATCCACCATTAGAAGAGCTCACGCCGTGCATCCAATTACTGCGGTACAACTGGAATGGTCCTTGCAGTCAAGAGATGTAGAAGAAGAAATTATTCCCACTTGCAGGTGTAATATCGTCTTTCCTCCTTTTCTTTTCTATATTATAAATTACCAAGTATCCAATCTTCTTCGGAAGTTTTTTTAACGCTTATCATACTCTTTCAGAGAACTTGGGATAGGGATTGTTGCATATAGTCCTCTAGGACGTGGTTTTTTCTCACATGGTCCAAATATGTTGGAGAAGTTGGAAGAAAGTGACGCCCGTAAGGTATGTTGTCTACatcttttttgttttattttccaaTATCGTCCGGTCACTTCCATCTCTGTCCGTTTCAATAAAAAGACGTTAAACATTACAAATCCACTATTTTCTAATATCGTTTGATTCGGTTCCTTCCATCTGTCCAAAGATGTTGGAGAAGTAGGAAGAAAGCGGTGAAAGCTCTATGTGTTTTTGTTTAAATGCCTTAAAGTGTTCAAACTAACATTAAATTTGAATCTTTTAATGCTTTGTAGTACTTGCCAAGGTTGCAACCTGAAAATCTCGAACACAACAAGATCATGTATGAGAGGATTAATGACCTAGCGACAAAGAAAGGGTGCACAACTTCTCAGCTAGCATTAGCATGGGTTCTCCACCAAGGAAATGATGTTGTGCCCATTCCAGGTACCACCaagattgaaaattttgaacacaACATTGGAGCTTTATCTGTTAAGCTAACACCAGAAGATATGGCTGAACTTGAGTCTATTGCATCACCTGATTCAATCAAGGGGGATCGATATGGTGCTGGTTTTAAAACATATAAGGACTCAGAGACTCTTCCATTATCGGCCTGGAAAGCTTAATCAACTGTACGAGTGTTTTGTTTATCCGTGTGTTGCTGTACACAGAATACAAATTTGTTTTCTTTTAAGAAATGTCTTTCGGTTTTTAAAGCTTCGTTGCACTTGATGAGCGTTTACTTTACTATTGCATGTAATTTTGAGAAGAATAAATAAAgtcattttttttgtttaaagaGCATGCTTGAGCGGGATTTTTGATGTATGGTTCTGCATGGTTGGTACAGTTTTTGAGGGTTGCTTAAACACTCGTCGTACTGGAATTTTGTGAAAGAAATATTTAAAAGACAGACTTAGAAAACGTAGTTTTCCAATAAAAGAGTTAACACACGCAGTTTTCCTCTAAAATTAACTACTAATTTACGGATTGTTTTTAAATAAACGACCGTATTAGCAACCCGTTTAGGGACAATGCATTTTCATTAATTTAAGAGAACTTCTGGGTCATAAACACTACAAGAGAACTAGGCTATCATTGAGAGAAAATTTCAATCAAAAAGCCGCCAATGAGTTACCAACATGGACCAGTgtcatttaaataaaaataataacttaaaagaACTGTTAGTGATTTGTGAATGTCTGAGTATCAATCGGTAATAAGAGACCACTAATTATATCAGTTACCTCTTTATGTTTGATTCCCGATCAGTTGTCCTGTAACTCATTTCGACAGCTAATCCGTCAGAAAACAGACAATTTTCACAAAATAAGTCACATGATCAATCACTGCACATTAGGTCAAACATGGTCATAATAGGTAAAAAATGGTCACGTCATATGATGATTACCAACAAATTCAAATTAAAACAAAGTACATACATACAAGTCCTAAAAGTCCTAAATACAACAAGTTCGAATCTTTAACTAtaacaaatacaacaacatttTATATGAACAAATGAACAATAGAACACCCTAAATCCACAAAATCAAATCAAGTTCCGTATAATCAAAATGGGAAATTAGGTTAGACTTGAACACAATCAGTGACCTAAGACATTGGGTTCAAATGGCGAAGTGGTGGCATCAAGTGGTGAGTGCCAACTTGAAATGTAGTTAAGTAGTGTGGTCGGGGTCTGATTGGCAAGTTTATAGTGAGGCAGGGAAAGGGGGACATGTGCAATGGTACTACGGTGGTAGAGCGATGGTTAGAATGGTGGTGCGACGGTTGGGAGGGGTGGGTGCAACTGCACAAGAGGGGCATGGGAAAGGGGCGGGAGAAAGGGAAATTAAAATGAGTGTGTGGTCAAAATGTTTTAATTCAAACCTTTGGATGACATTGTGGAAAATAGTTTGTCACTATTTTGGGTAATTTAGAAATAAATGAAGTATATTCCAAATACATTATAATATATACAATTTTTGTAATGAGTTATATGAGTGTTAATGGCAAGTGTATGATGAATGTTGATGGATTTTTCTTGTGTTAATGAGTTGGTTTAGGTTACACAAAGTCACATTTGGTTATACGAAGTCATTATGTTTTTAATGACATGTATGTATAAATGATTAGTACGTTGATGAGCTGACATGTGCGGGTGTGCGTATGTTTTTAAGTTatattttagctctttttactcgcaaattcaagttttaaatttataaaacacgatattctactatcactctacataaacgttagggcaagtgcacccatcgcggatgtaatatagtgatggcaagattccgaggtcgtctaaggacacaagagcttttaataccggcttatcgttaacgtctaatTGAACCAAATTTTGATGAAAAGATTTTAAAGCtataaaaagataaactaaaaataaaaataaatataaggaaaaacaaatagacaagaaggaatcacttggttccaactcctcttttatatatccttttgatgatttccacactttgggcattttaagagattatttttaagttatagtagttggcccccttccaggcagtgttaccctcaacctattggtctgagtccgcagggatacaatcccgcaaggtcggattattgaaagataattaagtaagttattaatgtaaaaagtggtaggcccccttccagacagcgttaccctcaaccctttGGTCTGAGTCGGCAGGGGGGTTGGTATAAAGTTTTAATAGTGGTTTACagataagggattcaagcggTATCTTACTCTCAGTCGGGCCAGTCATTCCTAGCCAATCCATGGACTAGTACTAAGCTTGAACtaggttctcgcaggatctatataCTGAACGATACATAGAATTActcaaccacccttctaacccccttccaagtagttaatgtgctttatatagaccgtaaagacacgaatatgtgaatcaacgacatatgaagaatggttagataaattcgccttcaatataaaaaaacaattaattaaagtcattaatacatacccaattaaaaaggagccaaagattagaaataaaaaagaaatacgtaaaagatttgtcttcaccaagtgatataagagtttagccaagcatggcctttgtttgacaaggaCTCTTatgatcgatcttggatcccgagactactacacactctaaatgatggaagatggatgatggtgttgtagtggtggtggagtggtggcaagtgagagagaagtggtttgccaagggatggattggaatggacccaagcacctctatttatagctgaagaCAGACGTtcaccacggcccgtgcccaCCTGGCACGACCCCATGGtcatctctctctcttcctcattaactgcagtgtcaggtcttgtactaacacaacctcgtgtgtcaacggcacggcccATGGCCAatgtacttgctgtactatctCAGATTTTACAAACCTTAGAGTTGACTACGCCCCGTGTTGCCTTAGCATGGCCCCGTGTTGGTTGTCTATTTTGTCCTTTGCTATTGTCTTTTCTTCTGCAGAGAATCCAGtcttggacacggcccgtgcctggtgggcacggccccgtgtcaagtCTTCTGATCTTGCCATTTTCTTGGTTTGGATGTGGATTGGGGCTTGGCGAGTTGCGTCAATCCTCCTTCTTTGTTATGTTGGTTTTTTGCTGTTATTTTGCTCCTTTTGCGTCTTAAGCTCTTTTGACGCTGTAGATTAAAAAGGAACAAAGACAtaagctttttccaacattagtaccgaaaaaagttgattttacgccgtatttgatataatttatatgttgtattttgtacACATCATGAGCCTTATCATTATCACGTGTTATTGAGATGTTATTTGTTACATAAAGTCAAATTAGGTCATAAAATGTTAATTTAGTGTTCATGACACGTATATGACGATTAATACATTCCTAGGCTTTGTTATGTGTTACTAAGTTGGTTTAGGTTATGCAAAGTCACCTTAGATCATAAAAGGTCATTTTAGGGTTAATAAAAATTTCCACATCCTACAAATGTATTCTACTTGCTTTACTATGTGTATTAAATTGCATATCCAGATCTTATAGATTATGTCTTGCCACATGCATCTCAGTTTCCATATCCTGACGTTGTGAGTATATGCGCGTCATTGGTTTCCATATACACCACAATGCAAtcctaaaagtgtgaaaactctATGACATATGTGGTATATTCATAGCTTTATTTCACTTGGTGGCCTCTTTAACAACTTTGTGGCCTCGTTAACAGTCCAAAATGTCAAAAAGCATGTGACTTTCGAAACCGTCACACATGTAGAAACCCATCTCACAAAGCATATGCACACATGTAAAAGTTTGGAGAAGCATACACGAGCCCATACAAAACCATTTTAGGTATTTATAGACCACCAATTCCAAAAAACTATTTACCACCATAGTAACTAAAAAGTTTGTATAATACACATTACAAGTGAAAACCAGATGATTTGTTGGGACGAAGAATTAAAGAGAAATTACAGGTATCTAACGAAACATTCATTTATCGTTTATACCTATTTTTCCAATGGAACACTCGTCAAAAGATGATTCCCACTGACAAACCCCTGAAAGCTTCGTCGTGAATCTTTTTGAAATCGTGTATAGCATGGGTTGGAATCTTATCTAATGTCCTATTTCAATTAACATTAGAAACATACTACCGGAGGAATCTCCATGAGAAAATGATTCCCACTGACAATGATAGAGCAATCTGCCCAGagaactagggctgtaaacgaaccgaacgttcagcgaacagttcgtgaaccgtttggcgggaagttcgtttatgttcgttcgataagcttaacgaacgaacacgaacaaaaaattttgttcgataagcttaacgaacgaacacgaacaaaggtctcgttcgttcgactgcgttcgtgaacgttcggtaatatgttcgttcgtgttcgttcgtttatgttcgttcatgttcggttttttatgtttatttttctaaaactttttaatgttttattaattttttactttcCCCATATGTattatttctctctctctctctctctctctctggctCTCTCCCTCTTTGATATCACGCTCCTTCATTTAGCTTATCTCTAATCGATCGAACCCAATATTATCCATCCCTTCAATCTTTAAATGGTTATATTTAACTACTTTCGTTGTGTACAATGTTTATGATTAACGGTgccttttttaattttcaaaaataaagttcatttgtgttcatttgcgttcgtggttagtgttcacgaactgttcgcgaacaaccaaaattccttaacgaacgaacacgaacacaaacttctgttcgtcatgtgttcgcgaacagttcacgaacatccaaatttccttaacgaacgaacacgaacatagccttgttcgtgttcgttcggttcgtttacagccctgaCCTAACCGCATTTGTGGTCCCTCGGTAATCAGTTGGTAAAGTACTATTATTCTTGTTTAGGTTGTCCATAGATAAATTGATTGGTCAAGGTGTTCAAAATTGGATATCCGGGTTCGTATCCGAAAAATTCAGATCTGTATCCAAAAATTCGGATAAAGATTTGGATAATAAAACCGATGTCCGAAATTCTTAAAAAAAATGTTCCAAATAAAACTAAACTACAAATTCTAGTTGCTTTAAAATACAATAACCCAAATTTCATTTGCTTCAAACCTCACATAATACATATAACAAAATTTAAGCAATCCGTATGATTTCTTTGGAATCTATAAAATTTCTAAAGCAAGTCATCATAAAATGAACTACCTAAGTTACTTTTTGATTTAAGCACAACGAATTCATTGAATCTTGATTTCTTGAACGAAGAATAGGCTTGAACTAAAGCAATGAAGAACTAGTTAAACAAACTAAACAGACTGAATCTTGTTTTTCttgaaccaagtgaaaaatatgtGTACTCACATATTTAATATTAGAGGCGTCGATGATGTTGTGTTCCCGAGTTTAataaacgaaagaaaagaagagaaaatgAATTAAGGAGAGAAAATAAAGAAAGtaaaaagaaaatgtttaattAATTATCGTGTTTCTAAGTTCGAATAAAATCAAAAGAAAAGTTAAAAATTTATGTATTaaaatattttccttcccaatCTATCCAATTTGTAAGGACTTACAAAGAAGGAAATTAAGATAAGTTCTTCCTTAAAAAAACTCTGGAACATggattttttttacatttttccaAATATTTTCTTCTCCTTTGTAAATAAAACTTAGCAACATAGTGTAGGAGGGGgtgaacaatacacaataataattcattccactcacacatggtaaccaaacaagacatggaatgataatgatccattgcattcacTCGCCCATttcattacctcgtccattccattcctttcgtccattccattaccccataccaaacatacCCTTAGGGTTTTTAAGGATGCATTGGTATATGTATTTAATTTTTAGTAAAACTAAAAAAGGTGTTATTTAATATTttgaattttatatatttaaaatatccgCAAATTTCTAAAAATCGTTATCTGAATCCAAATTTTTCGATATCCGCAATTAATTTCGGATATCCGCATTTTTAGATACTTCTGATTCGGaatttcggatattcggataatTCGGATTCAGTTTAGGATTCAAAGTTTTTTAACACTCCTATCAATAAATACAAGGGATTACCATAGATAGgtatatgtttttctttttactATTTGCTTTCAGTTTTTTAGGATCCATATGTAGAAAACCATAGACATATAAATGTATTCGGTGATGATGTGTCATTATACCGACTTTTCTGGTAGTGTAAATAATAGtgaattaatattttttttagagtaaattgccattttagtctctgaggtttgtccaaatttgtcattttagtccaaatagttttttttcgcctctgggtccctgacttttcccttttgttgccattttgatcacagaccctaactccatccaaaaacctcatttttaaccaggggcattttggggattttcattttaaatatcttcaattgccattttgatccaattctaaaaaaaaaaaaattctaaaaaatccaaaaaattctaaaaaatctaaaaaaatctaacaaattaaaaaaattctagaaaataaaaaaaatcataaaaataaaaaaattctaaaaatcataaaaattctaaaaaatcaaaaaaattataaaaaaacataaaaatttaaaaaaaaacaaaaaattctaaaaaatctaaaaattctaaaaaatcaaaaaaattctaaaaaatcaaaaaaattctaaaaaataaaacaaaatctaaaaagtcaaacaaacatattttaaaGTTTCAAATTCAAAAAATGACGAAGAcgaatatattttcaagttttatCTATTTTGTTGAGTGAATGAATGGTCATAATGAGATAGAACCACTAACTAACGAACGAACATACATGTTATgttttagtttataaaatttatatttcatGATATTTATATTTAGTAAATTATATTAAGTGATACTAAACTAAAGATGAAAATATTGTTGTAATAAACAGTTTTGCTgtgaaaacatatataaaaagGCCAAAAGGGTGATAATTAATGTGGAAATGTAAGAATGTTTGTGAAAGATGTCAATTTAAAATGAAATTTGTATTTTTAAATGGATAAATGGTTCTATCTCATCATAACAACTCATTCACTCAACAAAATAGataaaacttgaaaatatattcgTCTGGACAACGAATATATCGTCATTTTTTGAATTTGAAACtttaaaatatgtttgtttgagttttagatttttttttagaatttttctgattttttagaattttttttgattttttagatttttttagattttttagattttttagatttttttattttttgattttttagaatttttatgattttttagaatttttttattttttagatttttttagaaattttatgatttttagaatttttttatttttatgtttttttttatttttatgtttttttatttttttagattttttttggaatttttagaattttttgtatttttttgaaTTGGGTCAAATAGGcaattgaaaagatttaaaatgaaaatcctcAAAATGCccctggttaaaaatgaggtttttggatggagttagggtctgtgatcaaaatggcaacaaaagggaaaagtcagagACCCAgaggtgaaaaaaaaaaactgtttggactaaaatggcaaatttggacaaacctcagggaccaaaatggcaattttaatttaagtgaaattttaatttacataaacttataaacttaaaagtaaatgTATAAAATGTTGATTAAAATATAATTTCTCATCAAGTTAAGTTCGCTTTTCGTCCTAAAGGTTTGGTAATACTAACTTGTTGAGCTCGAAATCTCAAAATATAACATATCATCAGTTGACCGTTCCCATTCTTTTACCAATTTTGCCCAATGTGCAAACCCTGTTAGACTTTTAGTTAAATGTGAGAACATTTAAGTCATTTTGAAAATCAGATATTAAATATGCATATATTAAAGTGGTTCCACAACAAATTTTAAAAGGGTCGTATTATTGGCACACCTTGGAATATTAAATCGACaccttcaatacgcatcgtataggcttatacgatgcgtattagggTTGACTCAAACTTCAAGATCAGTCAAAGGCTGACAATTTCCCCATTATAAAAAGTAAtgcgcatcgtataggcctatacaatgCGTATTAGTATTAGGTTGTACGTCAAAGCTGAAATCTAGGGTTCACATGCAAccctaatacgcatcgtataggcctatacaataCATATTACTTTTTAAAGAAGGTATGAGGTAGCTTTCTGTCACTCAAAAGTGAAATAAAGTGATTGGCGTAAGCCCTATATgggtcgtataggcctatacgacccgtattgaATTCTGAATTTGCATTCTCCTTCCCCTATTTAAACAATGAAGAAGACGATGATATATATCGTCTTCGTTATATATTTACATTCGCTATCAAACATGTCTTGGTTCAACCACATTTTCGGCGAGTCGTCCGACTCAAACACAAGCACTTTTATTCCGGAAAGCAGTGTGGTATAGCATTTTTTTAACTTGTTCTGTTTTTTAATGAAATACTTAGCACACTGTTTGTATTAAGAGGGGTCTAATGTCCTTGATTCATACGACGGGAGAGGAAATGATGATCACGCGAAAGAGGTCGTGTCCGGCTTTCGTCCCCATCATAATGAATCGTTGTTGCCAGACCTCAACGAGGTAAGTATATATTTACTTTTTTCTATTTGGTGTTAAACTTACCATTACCTTTTACCCGTTGGTTTTTTTTAGTTTGTTGTGCCTCGCCAACCGTTGTTACCAGATCTGAACGAGGTAAAAAAATTTGCTTATTATTACGAAGGCTTTTAGATGTGGTGTTATGATTTAaccgttgttttttttttcagttagtCGTGTCTAGCTATGATCATGGTTATGGGTCTCCATATTATGAAGACGGTTACGATGCCTCGTACGGACAGGAAGAAT
The Helianthus annuus cultivar XRQ/B chromosome 6, HanXRQr2.0-SUNRISE, whole genome shotgun sequence genome window above contains:
- the LOC110865251 gene encoding probable aldo-keto reductase 4 is translated as MASRVPRRQLGSQGLEVSALGLGCMGMSDLYGAPKPEPDMIKLIHHAINAGVTLLDTSDVYGPKTNEILLGKALKGGMRDKVQLATKFGIKLDGSWEVQGDPAYVRAACEASLKRLEVDCIDLYYQHRIDTSVPIEITMGELKKLVEEGKIKYVGLSEASASTIRRAHAVHPITAVQLEWSLQSRDVEEEIIPTCRELGIGIVAYSPLGRGFFSHGPNMLEKLEESDARKYLPRLQPENLEHNKIMYERINDLATKKGCTTSQLALAWVLHQGNDVVPIPGTTKIENFEHNIGALSVKLTPEDMAELESIASPDSIKGDRYGAGFKTYKDSETLPLSAWKA